In Pseudoalteromonas sp. '520P1 No. 423', the sequence CGCAGGTGTAATCAACTTTGTACTTAATGATAGTGATGAAGGTGGTTCAATTACAGCGCGTACTGGTGAGTATTATGAAGGGGATGGTCAATCAGTTGAGATTTCAGGAAACCTTGGTTTACCTTTAACAGATGATGGTTTTGCAAACTTAAGCTTTCAATATAAAAATGCTGATGCGACAGATCGCAGTGTACAACGTCCAGATGCTCAAGCTATGATTAATGCAGGTAATTCATTTGTTTCAACTCCAGCACAAGTTTGGGGCTCTCCTAAAATAAAAGATGATTTAACAATTTTCCTTAATGCAGGCATAGAAATCAATAATGATACTCAAGCATATGCTTTTGGTAACTACTCTGATCGTGAAGTAACTGGTGGTTACTACTTTAGAAACCCTCAAAGCCGAGGCGGTGTATTTAGTTATACGAATGATAATGGAACACCTGATTTAGATAATGATGATTTTCCTGCTTTGCTAGTTGGAGATTTGACTGGTGATATGTCAGGAAACTGTCCAGTTGTAAGTTTAAAAGATGTAGATAATGTACTCACTGATCCAGCTTATCTAGCAATGGCTGCTAACGAAGATTGTTTTAGCTTTAATGAAATGTTCCCTGGTGGTTTTACACCTCAGTTCACAGGTAAAATTAGTGATAGCTCATTTGTTGCGGGTGTTAAAGGTAAATTTAATGAAATAGATTACGATATCAGTTTATCTACAGGTAAAAATGAATCAGGCTATTGGTTACGTGATACGGTAAATGCCTCATTAGGTCCTGCAACACCAACTGATTTTTATACGGGTTCACATATTCAACGTGAAACCGCTTTAAATATTGATTTAGTAAAAGAGCTAGAGGTTAATTCTATTGAGTCTCTAGTAGTTGCCGGCGGTTTTGAATATCGTGATGAAAGCTTTGAAGTAATTGCAGGACAAGCTGAATCTTATGCACAAGGTGATTTATATACACAAGGGTTCAGTGTAGGTTCAAACGGCTTCCCGGGTTTTAAACCAGAAGCTGCAGGAAAATCATCTCGTACAAACAGTGCTTTATATATTGATGTTGAAGCTCAATACACTGAAGACTTTATGATGGCCTATGCTGTTCGTTATGAAGATTATGATAGTTTTGGTACTGATACAAACTACAAAGTTGCGGCACAATACAGTATTACTGATGATTTTTCTTTAAGAAGTTCATTAAGTACAGGCTTTAGAGCGCCAACTGTAGGACAAGAAAATTACCGTAATGTTCAGACTGCATTAGATGGTGGCGTACTTATTGATTCAGCACTAATCCCATCAAATGACCCAATTGCTGTTGCATTAGGTGCAAAAGAGTTAACACCTGAACAATCTGAAAGTTTTGCACTTGGTGCAGTTTGGAATGTAGCTGACTTCCATTTCACTGTTGATTTATATAAAATTGATGTAACTGACCGTATCTCACAATCAGATAAATTTGCTGTTGATCCAAATGATGCAAGTAAAGGTAAAGTAAGTTTCTTTACAAATGATTTTGATACTCAAACATCTGGCTTAGACTTTGTTGCAGGTTACCGCACTCAGATGTTAGGTGGTGATGCTAGCTTTAACTTAGCGTACAACTATAATAAAACGGAAGTAACAAACAAAGGTTCAGTAACAACTGATTTTAAAGTGTCTCGTATTGAAAATGATATTCCAAAACATAAAGGTACATTAGCCTGGACACAATCTTGGGATAGCGTATCTATGCTAGCACGTGCTAACTACTTTGGTGAGTTCCAAGGTGTACACGCCGATTGGGATGCTACAGCAAATACTGTAAGCTCAGCTGTGACAGTTGATTTAGATGTTACCTATTTTGCAAGTGAAAATTTAAGTATTAGCTTAGGTGCACAAAACTTATTTGATGAATATCCTGATGAAGTTTCAGATTTTGTATCAGATGGTGAAATTTTACCGGGGAACTTACTAGGTGCACAATACTATGAAACATCTCCATTTGGTTTTAATGGTGGTTCATACTACTTAAGAGCAACATATAACTTTTAATGATTAACATAAAATGAAGTGAAATCTAAAAGGCCTAATCTTGTGATTAGGCCTTTTTATTTAATTCGAAAATTATTTATATATTTTAAACCAAAATAAAACATCTTGAAATTGATCATCATGTGCATTTGGATGAGTTAACATATCTATATGATCATAGTTATGCTTATGACCATATTTTTTACCATACAAATTCATTTTTTGGATACCTTTCCCTGATTCATCCATAAATTTTTGAATATCTATAGTTTGCGCTAAAGCCTTATCTTTAACAGCTGCAATATGAAGTATTGGTGGTAAAATTGAATCTTCAGCCGCAAGACCGTAATCAAAATTATCTTGGGGGTCTATCCAAGGTGCTATTTTAGCCCAGGCAACGCTGTGCATTAAAGATTTTTGAGTTTCATCATCAGAGCCCCACTTTAGCTTTTTAGCGGGTAAGAAGCCTTTTCTTTTGACTATTTTGGGAGCTAAAAAATACCACAATAAATTTGCTTTAAATAACTTTTGCGGGTGTTTGTTATATAAAGATCTTTTTGAACCAAAATATGCTAGTGCTTTAACCTTTGGGATCATTTCAGGATGTCTGACTAAATAGCTATTCATTAACACCCCACCCCATGAATGCGCTACCCAGTATTCCGGTTCTGCTCCGGTGAGTTCTTTAATTGAGTTGATAAAAGCCGGTATGTCTTCAAGTATGGCCTCAGTTTGACCATATTGAGATTGTGCGCTGATATTTGGTTTACTTTGTCCTCTGCCTCTCAAGTCTGCAACAAAGCAGTTAAAGCCATGTTTAGCTAAAAATGGTGCAAATCCTTTATTTTTCTCAGTATAAAAAATTTTACCGTTTTCAACTGCACCATGTAAAAGTAATACGGCAGGCCCTGCATTACCCCCTTGATAAATATGCCTTAAATGAAGAACTTGATTTTCTTCAATGGGTATTAAAATAGATTTTTGTTTAACACAATTCATATGGGCATCACTTTTAGAATTAGTCAGACATCGTACCAGTGAAGGTCTATAAAATCAAAGAAATGAACAAAGTCCACATTTGCTATATCTAGTGTTTAATTAAGTTTATAATATGTCATAAATTATCTTTAAGCCGTGAAATTGCCATTAATGAAACAACCTAAGCTACATCCTAGAAACCAACATATTAATGGATATGATTTTGATTTTTTGATCAAAGCGTCACCAGAATTACAGCCCTTTGTGATCACATCAGCAAGAAATGAACAAACGATTGATTTCAGTGATAGTCAGTCAGTAAAGCAACTCAATAAAGCATTATTAAAAGGGTATTATCAGGTGGATTTTTGGGATATACCTGATACTTATTTATGCCCACCAGTCCCTGGTAGGGTTGATTATATGCATTACTTAGCTGATTTACTTGCTAAAGACAACGAGAATTTAATCCCAACAGGTAAAAAAATAAAATTGTTAGATATTGGCACAGGCGCAAATGTAATATATCCCCTTGTTGGCAATAGTAGTTATCAATGGCATTTTACCGGTAGCGATGTTGATCCTATATCAGTAAAAATTGCAAAACAAATAGCACAATTTAATAATCAAAAATTTTATATTAGATTTCAAAAAAATCAATCAAATATATTTACAAATGTGATTCAACCTAAGGATTTCTTTGACATAACACTTTGCAACCCACCGTTCCATAGTTCCATTGAAGAAGCTAATAAGGGCTCAGAACGTAAATGGAAAAACTTAAATAAGAAATCAAATAAATCTGTAAAAGACAAAAACAACTTAAATTTTGGTGGCCAAAAAGCTGAGTTATGGTATCCAGGCGGTGAGTTACAATTTATTAAAAATATGATTGCTGAGAGCACTGAATTTCAAGAGCAATGCTTATGGTTTACGTGTTTAGTATCAAAGAAAGAAAATCTAGCAGCAATATATAAAGAGTTAGAATTACATAAGATCACAGAAGTTAAAACCATAGATATGGCGCAAGGACAAAAAATAAGTCGATTCATAGCATGGTCATTTTATAATAATGATCAGAGACAAGAATGGGCGAAATCCCGATGGAAAAATTGATAAAATAACGAGTCTAAATTAAAAAAAGCGCTTGAATAAATCGAGGCGCTTTTTTGTTTCTGTAATTAAGATAACAGAATTATTATAGAGTAAATGATTAAATAACCACATACTCTATATTGAAGTTAGTTAGCGATTACTTCTTGCATCTTTAAGAAGATCAGCCACTAAGAAGCCTAGCTCAAGTACTTGATCTGCATTAAGACGTGGATCACATTGTGTTTTATATCTTTGTGCTAAGTCATGCTCAGATAAACCATAAGCGCCACCTGTACATTCAGTGACATGTTGACCTGTCATCTCTAAGTGAATACCACCTGGGTAAGAGCCTTCAGCATTATGAACTGCGAAGAATTGGCTTATTTCACGTAATATATTATTAAAACTACGTGTTTTATATCCGTTGCTGGCTTTTTCTGTGTTGCCATGCATAGGATCAGAAGTCCAAACTACTTTACGGCCTTCTTGCTCAACACGGCGAACAAGTGCTGGAAGTTTATCAGCAAGCACATCAGCGCCCATACGTGTGATCAATGTTAAACGTCCTGGAATATTATCAGGATTAACAGCATCAATTAAACGAATTAAAGCGTCAGGGTCCATTCCTGGACCAACTTTTACACCAATTGGATTTTTGATACCACGGAAGAATTCAATATGTGCATGATCTAATTGTCTTGTTCTTTCACCTATCCATACAAAGTGAGCTGAACAGTCATACCAATCACCAGTTAAGTGATCTCTACGAGTCAATGCTTCTTCGTACCCTAATAAAAGCGCTTCATGCGAAGTATATAGACTGGTTTCTTTAATGCTAGGCGCATTGCTTGCATTTATCCCACATACTTCCATAAACTCTAATGCTTCTTGGATCTTCGCAGCAAGAATTTGGTATTTTTCTTTAAGTGGATTGGCAGCGACAAAGCTCATGTTCCAGCGGTTAACTTGATGTAAATCAGCTAATCCACCTTGTGCAAATGCACGTAATAAGTTTAGTGTGGCAGCACTTTGATGATATGCAGTTAAAAGGCGTTTAGGATCCGGTACGCGTGCTTCTGCTGTAAAATCGATACCGTTAACAATATCACCACGATAAGATGGTAAATCGACACCGTTGATTGTTTCTAAGTCTGCAGAGCGTGGTTTAGCATATTGGCCAGCCATACGTGCAATTTTTACTACAGGACATTTACCGCCGTATGTTAAAACAACAGCCATTTGTAATAATGTTTTAAAAGTATCACGAATCCCTGCAGCATTAAATTCTGAAAAAGACTCAGCACAATCGCCGCCTTGTAATAAAAAGGCTTTACCTTCACATACATCAGCTAGTTGCTTATAGAGGCTTCTAGTTTCTTCTGCAAAAACTAAAGGTGGTGCACTATTTATTTGACTTTCAATACTCGCTAATTCTGCAAGGTCTGGGTATTGCGGTTGTTGCACAATTGGGGATTCTCTCCAACTGTTAGGACTCCAAGATTTCACTGTTATTTCCTCATTCCGTATAACAATATTTAAACTTTATACATATTTTTATGTATACAATGAATCTACCTATCTTGTAGTAAATTTCAAGATGAAATTTGCTTAAATCCCGATTATTTGCAAGATACCTTCATTTGTCTCAACTAATGAGTGCTTTGGTAGTTTAAAAACATCAAGTAAAGTTGTTATTTCAATATCGCGACTATCTTTTAATACGCTATGTATCCGACCATTATTTATAATTATACAAGGTTGACCTAAATTTAAGGCTAAGTTCAATTCATGGTGACTTATGATGATAGCTATTTTTTGTCCTAAACTTGCTAGAAACTGATTAAGCCATAATTTATGTGCGACATCTAAGCCGGTAAAAGGTTCATCTAATAATAGACACGCAGCAGGGTTATCTTGAACTTCACAATGTAATAAGACCCGTGCTAAATGGGCTCTTTGCGATTCCCCACCTGATAATCCGGTAATGACACGATCTAATAGCGGTTCTAAATCTAATCCTTTTATAATTAGGCTGTTTTGACATAAACTTTCTATATCTTGATCAGTTAACGATAATGTAATCGTAAGCATGGCTCTAACAGTTAATGAAAAATGCGCTGATTGCTTCTGCAGTAAGTAAGCTCTAACTTTACTTAAATGCTTTAAGTTTAATGGGGTTGCTTCCACATCATTTATAAATATTTCACCACTGTCAGCTGAAATTAGACCACTTAACAAGTTTAGGAAACTGGTTTTTCCGGCTCCGTTAGGGCCCAATAAATGATGTACACCTGGGCTGATTGTTAATTTAATATTAGATAATTTAAATTTTTTACTCACGCAGTAATTTACATTGGAAACAGTAATCATTACAAACCTTGGTTTTTAAAATGCTTAAACAGAATTAATAAGAAAAATGGTCCGCCAATTGTTGCTGTAACCAAGCCTAAGGGTAGCTGTAAAGACATGGTAGTTCTAGAAATCCATTCGATGATAATCATGCAAGTCCCACCATTGATAATTAACATAGGTAATACTAGTTTATTATCGTGTCCAAACTTCATCCTTGTTGCGTGAGGTACTAATAAACCAATAAAAGCAATTACACCACCAAGGGCAACTGCGCATGCAGCCAAAGCACTTGCTACAACCAACATATATTTTCTAAGCTTATTGACTTTGACACCATATAAACTTGCGTTTTGATCTCCTAAATATAATAAGTTTAAATCACTACTTTTATATACGGCTACTACACTACATGCAATCGCTATCACACTGATAAATATGATTTGTGCATAGGTTACATGTTCAAAACTGCCTAGCATCCAAAGATTAAATGTGCGTAGTTGTTCATTTTCGGAATAAAAGATTAACCAACTTGTAAGTGCCGATATGAGCGTTGTAAGACTAATTCCACTTAAAATAAGTGCTGCACTAGAGTATTGGCCAAGCACTTTTGCTAACTTTAAAATGATAGTAACAGCAATTAATGCACCTAAACTAGAGCATGAAACCAAAAAGAACACATCATACTTTATGTTTAAGTATCCAAACAGGACAGCTCCAGTAATAATAAATAGAGATGATAAACTCGAGACTCCTAACAACCCTGGCTCAGCTAGCGGGTTAGATAATAGTATTTGGAATAAATGCCCGCTTAGCGCTAAACATGCGCCAACTAAAACAGCAGTTAAAATCTTAGGTAATCGTAATTCATAGACAATAACGCTTTCAATTTGAGATAAATCAAAAGGACTTATGTTTGTTGATGCAAGACCACCAAAATACAAAGCAACTATAGAAGCTAGTATTAGTGAGCAGATAGCGAATGTTATACGTTGAACATTAACAGTCATGTACTGTTCCATTTATCTGATTGCTATTTATAGATGATAACCCTATGAAATGTTTTATATATCTTGCAAAGGTACGATATATATAATAATAGTTGTGTATGTTTTGCAATATAATGCCCTATTTTAACAATAATAAATTTTCGATAGTTTACAGACATTCGTATTCTAAATCTAAAAGAAGATCTTACACCCCACATAAAGAACACATCATACCTAATAGTTAGAAATACAATGCGTAGCGGCAAAGTATAAGTAAAGAAGAATTTGTCATAAGAAACTGCTAATATGAATAATAAATTTTTAACTGTTTGATATATTGATGAATATTAAGTTTGAAATACGAAGTCAGTTCGATAATATCGAAAATCTGATTGATCAATTAATAATAGAGCTAAAACAACAAGAATTAATATATTGTAGCTATTATCAATTACCTGAAGTATCTCCAGATACCGAATCCCAATTCAATGAAGAAATTTCAGTAACAGCTTTAAATTCTGAACAGGCATTTAAAAAGTGTTGCGATTCATTTAAAGATTTATATAAACGCACAGAGCTTAGTGGTCGAGTCTTAAAAAGACATCCAGGAATAATTGCGATAAAATCTGAACAACCCGATTTAATTATTCAAAGAATTAAACAAATTAATCAAGCTAAACATAAACTTAAAAATATAATTATTAATTGTGGTAACAATGATGCTCGATTTGAAATAGTACATAGTGCGGTACCAAATTTAATAACGCTGTGTGCTTACAGAAATATTCATTATGAAACGCAATCTCCCTACTCGATTAGGTTTACATGGATGAACAAACATTCTATAAAACTTTTATCAAAATCAGAGGCCTTAACTTTATTAGATAATTCTGAAATATTTGGTAGCACAAACAAGATTTCTAGCCAAAGCTGGCATTCAATTATTCAAAAAGAAAAATTGAATGTATTAAGTTTAAAAGATGATGAGAAATTAAGAATAAGAAGACCAACACGTGTCAGTCCTCAAGTTAATATCAGGTATGATGCTAAAAATAGATATCACGTAAGTGCAGCTCTGCCTTTTATTATTATAAATCCAGATAGCGAAGTTAAATTCGGAGTCTTAAAAGATTATATAAAAAAAGATAATCACCCAAGAAAAAAACAAAACCATTACCTGATTGAGAGATTGTACTTAGAAAAAAGCTCATAAAAATTTAGCCAGAAGAATATCTGGCTATTTATAAAATATTTATTCAACAAATTGATCGATTTTATCTTCGTCAATAGTCAGTGTCGGTTCAACAATTCTTTTTCCACCTTGAATTTCAATTCTTTTATTTTGTTTATTTAAAGTCAAGATCTCTTCACAAAATTCATTAGTTGGATGCAGC encodes:
- the rlmF gene encoding 23S rRNA (adenine(1618)-N(6))-methyltransferase RlmF is translated as MKQPKLHPRNQHINGYDFDFLIKASPELQPFVITSARNEQTIDFSDSQSVKQLNKALLKGYYQVDFWDIPDTYLCPPVPGRVDYMHYLADLLAKDNENLIPTGKKIKLLDIGTGANVIYPLVGNSSYQWHFTGSDVDPISVKIAKQIAQFNNQKFYIRFQKNQSNIFTNVIQPKDFFDITLCNPPFHSSIEEANKGSERKWKNLNKKSNKSVKDKNNLNFGGQKAELWYPGGELQFIKNMIAESTEFQEQCLWFTCLVSKKENLAAIYKELELHKITEVKTIDMAQGQKISRFIAWSFYNNDQRQEWAKSRWKN
- a CDS encoding alpha/beta fold hydrolase, whose protein sequence is MNCVKQKSILIPIEENQVLHLRHIYQGGNAGPAVLLLHGAVENGKIFYTEKNKGFAPFLAKHGFNCFVADLRGRGQSKPNISAQSQYGQTEAILEDIPAFINSIKELTGAEPEYWVAHSWGGVLMNSYLVRHPEMIPKVKALAYFGSKRSLYNKHPQKLFKANLLWYFLAPKIVKRKGFLPAKKLKWGSDDETQKSLMHSVAWAKIAPWIDPQDNFDYGLAAEDSILPPILHIAAVKDKALAQTIDIQKFMDESGKGIQKMNLYGKKYGHKHNYDHIDMLTHPNAHDDQFQDVLFWFKIYK
- a CDS encoding TonB-dependent siderophore receptor, with translation MKKNYNTLHKAVKLALTSTATAGLLLSQSVYAVDDLQTDKAEKNIEKIAVVGTRGAPRSIDDSPVPVDVIGVDEISKSGNTDMLEVLKSTVPAFSVQTNPISDAASFIRPANLRGLPADSTLILVNGKRRHRSSVIALQGAGINDGAHGADISVIPSIALKQVEILRDGAAAQYGSDAIAGVINFVLNDSDEGGSITARTGEYYEGDGQSVEISGNLGLPLTDDGFANLSFQYKNADATDRSVQRPDAQAMINAGNSFVSTPAQVWGSPKIKDDLTIFLNAGIEINNDTQAYAFGNYSDREVTGGYYFRNPQSRGGVFSYTNDNGTPDLDNDDFPALLVGDLTGDMSGNCPVVSLKDVDNVLTDPAYLAMAANEDCFSFNEMFPGGFTPQFTGKISDSSFVAGVKGKFNEIDYDISLSTGKNESGYWLRDTVNASLGPATPTDFYTGSHIQRETALNIDLVKELEVNSIESLVVAGGFEYRDESFEVIAGQAESYAQGDLYTQGFSVGSNGFPGFKPEAAGKSSRTNSALYIDVEAQYTEDFMMAYAVRYEDYDSFGTDTNYKVAAQYSITDDFSLRSSLSTGFRAPTVGQENYRNVQTALDGGVLIDSALIPSNDPIAVALGAKELTPEQSESFALGAVWNVADFHFTVDLYKIDVTDRISQSDKFAVDPNDASKGKVSFFTNDFDTQTSGLDFVAGYRTQMLGGDASFNLAYNYNKTEVTNKGSVTTDFKVSRIENDIPKHKGTLAWTQSWDSVSMLARANYFGEFQGVHADWDATANTVSSAVTVDLDVTYFASENLSISLGAQNLFDEYPDEVSDFVSDGEILPGNLLGAQYYETSPFGFNGGSYYLRATYNF
- a CDS encoding class II 3-deoxy-7-phosphoheptulonate synthase — its product is MKSWSPNSWRESPIVQQPQYPDLAELASIESQINSAPPLVFAEETRSLYKQLADVCEGKAFLLQGGDCAESFSEFNAAGIRDTFKTLLQMAVVLTYGGKCPVVKIARMAGQYAKPRSADLETINGVDLPSYRGDIVNGIDFTAEARVPDPKRLLTAYHQSAATLNLLRAFAQGGLADLHQVNRWNMSFVAANPLKEKYQILAAKIQEALEFMEVCGINASNAPSIKETSLYTSHEALLLGYEEALTRRDHLTGDWYDCSAHFVWIGERTRQLDHAHIEFFRGIKNPIGVKVGPGMDPDALIRLIDAVNPDNIPGRLTLITRMGADVLADKLPALVRRVEQEGRKVVWTSDPMHGNTEKASNGYKTRSFNNILREISQFFAVHNAEGSYPGGIHLEMTGQHVTECTGGAYGLSEHDLAQRYKTQCDPRLNADQVLELGFLVADLLKDARSNR
- a CDS encoding iron ABC transporter permease codes for the protein MTVNVQRITFAICSLILASIVALYFGGLASTNISPFDLSQIESVIVYELRLPKILTAVLVGACLALSGHLFQILLSNPLAEPGLLGVSSLSSLFIITGAVLFGYLNIKYDVFFLVSCSSLGALIAVTIILKLAKVLGQYSSAALILSGISLTTLISALTSWLIFYSENEQLRTFNLWMLGSFEHVTYAQIIFISVIAIACSVVAVYKSSDLNLLYLGDQNASLYGVKVNKLRKYMLVVASALAACAVALGGVIAFIGLLVPHATRMKFGHDNKLVLPMLIINGGTCMIIIEWISRTTMSLQLPLGLVTATIGGPFFLLILFKHFKNQGL
- a CDS encoding DNA replication terminus site-binding protein, whose translation is MNIKFEIRSQFDNIENLIDQLIIELKQQELIYCSYYQLPEVSPDTESQFNEEISVTALNSEQAFKKCCDSFKDLYKRTELSGRVLKRHPGIIAIKSEQPDLIIQRIKQINQAKHKLKNIIINCGNNDARFEIVHSAVPNLITLCAYRNIHYETQSPYSIRFTWMNKHSIKLLSKSEALTLLDNSEIFGSTNKISSQSWHSIIQKEKLNVLSLKDDEKLRIRRPTRVSPQVNIRYDAKNRYHVSAALPFIIINPDSEVKFGVLKDYIKKDNHPRKKQNHYLIERLYLEKSS
- a CDS encoding ABC transporter ATP-binding protein translates to MITVSNVNYCVSKKFKLSNIKLTISPGVHHLLGPNGAGKTSFLNLLSGLISADSGEIFINDVEATPLNLKHLSKVRAYLLQKQSAHFSLTVRAMLTITLSLTDQDIESLCQNSLIIKGLDLEPLLDRVITGLSGGESQRAHLARVLLHCEVQDNPAACLLLDEPFTGLDVAHKLWLNQFLASLGQKIAIIISHHELNLALNLGQPCIIINNGRIHSVLKDSRDIEITTLLDVFKLPKHSLVETNEGILQIIGI